The proteins below come from a single Garra rufa chromosome 25, GarRuf1.0, whole genome shotgun sequence genomic window:
- the LOC141301667 gene encoding solute carrier family 45 member 3 — MTGWRSQWRLVLLNSLTCGLEICVAAGITYVPPLLLEAGVEEQYMTMVLGIGPVLGLLFIPLIGSASDHCNSSYGRRRPFIWLLSLGVLLALFIIPHADVLAANLSWGSTRRNQALQVGLLILGVGLLDFCGQVCFTPLEALLSDLYHERDDCGQAFAMFSFMVSLGGCVGYLLPALDWSGGILSFYLGGQAECLFSLLILIFVVSVLVTMKVSEEPLSTLEPGPPEPGRCFPRSCCYLFQCKLRTLKSGPLMCLLRTCWSMTPAIYRSYCHVPRVMRQLCLAQLCSWMGVMSFMLFYTDFVGEGLYEGVPSAAPGTALRQRYDEGIRMGSLGLFLQCATSTFFSLAMSRLVRVFGSRTVYLSSMVSFTISALVICLSKSVLLVTAMSALTGFAYATLQTLPYTLTCHYHKEKEVYMQNSKTKKTHTNGFTITRDSVCLRLDNGHGDVNHKSGISNGHVHYKRDEPEYYPPVHQNGAHLGLESEDFEKRGVGLDFAILDSTFLLSQVFPTLFMGMIVQFTQSVTAYIASSAIFGAIGIYFATHIIFDQKDLTS; from the exons GTATTGGACCTGTCCTGGGACTTCTCTTCATCCCCCTGATTGGCTCAGCCAGTGATCACTGCAACAGCAGCTACGGCCGACGGCGACCCTTCATATGGCTGCTGTCCTTGGGAGTTCTCCTAGCTCTTTTTATCATACCACATGCTGACGTGTTGGCTGCCAACTTGAGCTGGGGCAGCACCCGCCGTAACCAGGCTCTCCAGGTGGGCCTGCTCATCCTAGGCGTGGGCCTGTTGGACTTCTGCGGGCAGGTGTGCTTTACGCCCCTGGAAGCATTACTCTCGGACCTCTATCATGAACGGGATGACTGCGGACAGGCTTTCGCGATGTTCTCCTTCATGGTAAGCCTTGGAGGTTGCGTGGGTTATTTGCTACCCGCTTTGGACTGGAGCGGTGGAATCCTTTCCTTCTACCTGGGTGGTCAGGCGGAGTGCTTGTTCTCCCTCCTCATCCTCATCTTCGTGGTCAGCGTGTTAGTGACCATGAAAGTGTCTGAGGAACCCTTGTCCACCCTGGAACCAGGGCCGCCGGAGCCCGGACGTTGTTTTCCGCGCTCGTGCTGCTATCTGTTTCAGTGTAAGCTGCGGACTCTGAAGTCCGGCCCGCTCATGTGCCTGCTGAGGACTTGCTGGTCCATGACACCGGCCATTTATCGCAGCTACTGCCATGTGCCGCGTGTCATGCGACAGCTGTGTTTGGCGCAGCTTTGCAGCTGGATGGGTGTTATGTCCTTCATGCTCTTCTACACAGATTTTGTCGGCGAGGGACTGTACGAAGGAGTTCCCAGCGCGGCTCCGGGTACCGCTCTCAGGCAACGCTATGATGAAG GTATCCGTATGGGCAGCCTGGGCCTGTTCCTGCAGTGCGCTACCTCAACCTTCTTCTCGCTGGCCATGAGCAGGCTGGTGCGTGTCTTTGGGTCCAGGACGGTCTATCTGAGCAGCATGGTGTCCTTCACCATCTCCGCTTTGGTCATCTGCTTGTCTAAGAGCGTCCTGTTGGTCACGGCTATGTCGGCCCTTACTGGCTTTGCCTATGCGACGCTGCAGACACTGCCTTACACACTTACCTGCCACTACCACAAAGAGAAAGAG GTGTACATGCAAAACAGCAAAACCAAAAAAACGCACACAAATGGATTCACCATCACAAGGGATTCTGTTTGTCTGAGACTAGACAACGGCCATGGAGATGTCAACCACAAGAGTGGCATTTCCAACGGTCATGTTCATTACAAAAGAGATGAACCAGAGTATTACCCACCTGTGCATCAGAACGGTGCCCACCTTGGTCTGGAGTCAGAGGATTTTGAGAAACGTGGGGTGGGACTGGACTTTGCCATTCTGGACAGCACCTTCCTTCTCTCTCAGGTCTTCCCTACCCTCTTCATGGGCATGATAGTCCAGTTCACACAGTCCGTCACTGCGTACATCGCCTCCTCTGCCATCTTTGGTGCCATTGGCATCTATTTTGCCACCCACATCATCTTTGACCAAAAGGACCTCACAAGCTGA
- the fgf6a gene encoding fibroblast growth factor 6a — protein sequence MATAQRFLISMCESSGRWTWTAVVLLGFLLGIVSSYPTSNRTNATSLEKRWETLFSRSVLGISVEKSDLNWETDYLLGIKRVRRLYCNVGIGFHLQVLPDGRINGVHNENQYSLIEISAVERGVVSLYGVKSKLFVAMSSRGRLYGTRAFHDECKFKETLLPNNYNAYESSIYKGFYIALSKHGRLKRGYKASPAMTVTHFLPRL from the exons ATGGCCACTGCGCAAAGGTTCCTCATCAGTATGTGCGAGAGCAGCGGGCGCTGGACGTGGACTGCGGTTGTTCTGCTGGGCTTTCTGCTTGGGATCGTGTCCTCCTACCCCACCTCGAACAGGACTAATGCAACTTCACTGGAGAAAAGGTGGGAGACGCTCTTCTCCCGCTCCGTTTTGGGGATCTCGGTGGAGAAATCGGACCTGAACTGGGAGACTGACTATTTGCTGGGCATTAAGAGAGTGCGGAGGCTGTACTGCAACGTGGGCATCGGGTTTCACCTGCAGGTCCTGCCAGACGGAAGGATAAACGGTGTCCATAATGAGAACCAGTACA GTCTAATAGAAATCTCAGCGGTAGAGAGAGGAGTCGTTAGTCTATACGGCGTGAAAAGCAAGCTGTTTGTCGCAATGAGCAGCCGCGGAAGGTTATACGGAACG AGGGCCTTCCATGACGAGTGCAAGTTCAAGGAGACACTGCTGCCCAACAATTACAATGCATACGAGTCTTCCATTTACAAGGGCTTTTATATCGCCCTCAGCAAACACGGCCGCTTGAAGCGAGGCTACAAGGCTTCCCCAGCAATGACTGTCACACATTTCCTCCCACGTTTATGA
- the tigara gene encoding probable fructose-2,6-bisphosphatase TIGAR A, which yields MFAFGLTLVRHGETQCNKDGLLQGQKIDSPLSEIGIRQSEAAGQYLRNVKFTNVFVSDMKRAKQTAEIIVKNNRNCHDIEIVADPTLKERSFGIAEGGRVIEMKNMAKAAGQPLPQFTPPEGETMEQVKVRIKDFLKAMFQRIANDHQDKIQEGNISIPNETDRVPAGLPDDGVLNVPVHALVVGHGAYMSIAMKYFFEDLKCPMPRGLDPAQRYSICPNTGMCRFIITVKCCNAGPALSDMKCVFINRRDHIKS from the exons ATGTTTGCTTTTGGGTTAACGTTAGTCCGACA CGGTGAGACGCAGTGCAACAAAGATGGCCTTTTACAAG GTCAGAAAATAGACTCTCCGCTCTCTGAAATTGGAATACGGCAGTCTGAGGCTGCTGGTCAGTACCTCAGGAATGTAAAATTCACAAATGTGTTTGTCAGCGACATGAAACGTGCCAAGCAG ACTGCGGAGATCATTGTGAAGAACAACAGAAACTGTCATGATATAGAAATAGTGGCAGATCCAACACTTAAAGAGAGA AGTTTTGGTATAGCCGAGGGAGGTCGAGTTATAGAAATGAAAAATATGGCTAAAGCAGCTGGGCAGCCTTTACCTCAGTTCACTCCACCTGAGGGAGAGACCATGGAGcag GTAAAGGTGCGAATCAAGGATTTTCTCAAGGCTATGTTCCAGCGAATAGCTAATGACCATCAAGACAAAATACAAGAAGGTAACATATCCATACCAAATGAAACTGATAGGGTTCCTGCAGGACTTCCAGATGATGGAGTTTTGAATGTGCCTGTCCATGCCTTGGTGGTTGGTCACGGGGCTTATATGAGCATAGCGATGAAGTATTTCTTTGAGGACCTGAAGTGTCCCATGCCCCGCGGTTTAGACCCTGCTCAACGGTACTCCATCTGCCCGAACACCGGAATGTGCCGCTTTATTATCACTGTGAAATGTTGTAATGCAGGTCCTGCACTTTCAGACATGAAATGTGTGTTCATCAACAGAAGAGACCACATCAAGTCTTAG
- the ccnd2a gene encoding G1/S-specific cyclin-D2a: MELLCLEMDTIIRARPDPNLLYDDRVLQSLLTIEERFLPQCSYFKCVQKDIQPFMRRMVATWMLEVCEEQKCEEEVFPLAMNYLDRFLAVVPTRKCNLQLLGAVCMFLASKLKETRPLTAEKLCIYTDNSIRPQELLLVSDALQDLLKSCQEQIERVLMNNLREGRRQQQKQQQQEQGGPRSKALDDQDQSSTPTDVRDINL; the protein is encoded by the exons ATGGAACTGCTTTGTCTCGAGATGGACACCATTATAAGAGCCCGTCCTGACCCGAATCTTCTATATGATGACAGGGTACTACAGAGCTTGTTGACCATCGAAGAGAGGTTTCTTCCCCAGTGTTCATATTTTAAATGCGTTCAGAAAGATATTCAGCCCTTTATGCGGAGGATGGTGGCAACTTGGATGTTAGAG GTCTGCGAGGAACAGAAATGCGAGGAAGAAGTTTTTCCACTGGCTATGAACTACTTGGACCGATTTTTAGCGGTGGTACCAACAAGAAAATGTAACTTGCAGTTGCTCGGCGCAGTGTGCATGTTTCTTGCGTCTAAATTGAAAGAGACGCGTCCATTAACTGCAGAGAAGCTGTGCATCTACACTGATAACTCAATCAGACCGCAGGAACTTCTG CTTGTGTCTGATGCATTGCAGGATTTGTTAAAGTCATGCCAGGAGCAAATTGAGAGAGTGCTGATGAATAACCTGAGGGAGGGCCGCCGGCAACAGCAGAAACAGCAGCAGCAGGAACAGGGTGGACCGCGCAGCAAAGCACTTGATGACCAAGACCAGTCCAGCACCCCAACCGATGTACGAGACATCAACTTGTGA